Below is a genomic region from Vitis riparia cultivar Riparia Gloire de Montpellier isolate 1030 chromosome 5, EGFV_Vit.rip_1.0, whole genome shotgun sequence.
ACGCGACTCAAATGCAAGTCATGGTTGCCTGATAACCCTTGGTCAATGTTCCTGTGTTCATACACGGTTACGAGGCTTGTAAACAAAATTCATGCTATCCCCAATGGATTCTCTTTCTCAATCATGTCCCATGCCCCATGCCCCACCACCTTGTGAAATTTTGAGCAAGCctccaaaagaagaaataacCCAGTGGCTCAACCTGCatttgaattttcttctttttatccttttttaggTTTATTTCTCTCccaaaatgctaaaaataaaaactagaaatatcattaatattaagCCACTCGGTGCCGTGGTTGAAGAAGCAAAGATAAGATTGGTTGGGAAGTCATGATGCTATAGGGGAACGTGTTTCTTTCTTGGTGAATGGTCCTCATCACCATCAAGAAAATTTCAATTCCCTCATCAAACTGTTTGTAGAACTTTGTATTATGATTTGATGATCTGATAATTGTAAATGAGTTCACATTGTAATTATGATCGTCATATTATTGAAGACTTAATTGATAAGGCCCAAGTCTCATGTGAAATCACATGTGCTGCCTCCCCCAACCCCCCATCtttgactctctctctctctcctccacaCCCCACCAGGGAACATTTGACTTTAAGATACTTGCCGTTATTACAGTTAATTCAGTTAGTTGCATCTCCTtgtatcattttattttcctcttctcATCACACTCATGTCATTCACCTACTTGGACTCTCATGTCTTCAGTTAAATTTCTTCCTCAGCTTCAAATCACTCACTGCAATAAACTCCCATATTTATTTCATCatatattctatttttcatagaatcaaaatttatttttattgggtaattaaaaataaaaaaagatgtaTATGCTCTTAAAAAAATCTGTCCATTGATTGGGGCTACATGGTCGGATATGATTATAGCTTgcataaaaattttgaactaaattacataatttggcacacctaattattattattccatttagaATCTTAATCATTTGATCATCCATTAATCACATTCATTTGagtttcataattaaaatttctagcCATGAAATATTAATTGTTAGTTGAGGGAGATTGCTATTGCTCATAAACCGACCATCACATGATCCTCTTTCATCTCTCTCAaattattaaaaggaaaaaagaaatcacAAGATTTTGGAACACATGGTTGAACACAAGAAAGATCTTTGTGGGAGGATGGCATTTGGATGCCAAAATGGAAATGGACTTGATTCCATTCATTCAAACCCTTAACTGCCCACCTTGTTAACCTAATCGACTCATTGGAAACTGTGCCTAAATATTATTTCCAAACTACTTGACCCCATGATCCACTAtgttcattcattcattcatgctcaattattttatatattatcatcATCTACTTTTCAATGAGTGCTTTGAATattctttgattattttttaaaaccttttttacttttcatttttctttaaaatttataaaggacctatttttagttctaaatttaatataaaatatttaaaaccaatttttgtaAAAAGGCAAATGATTGTTCTGATGTTTTCATGCGTACCAAGGAAAAAAGTGATGCTCGTACTAAAATAAAGCCTACATGTGGGTAAAAAAAGTGATGTTTGTACTAAAAAAAAAGGACACTTGTGGGTGGGCTTTGTGAGAAAAAggttcaaattttctttttttttttttttaagtgaagtCCTCAAAATATGAATATTGGAGCatccaataataattttttttttcattttttagacaaattattttatgttcttttttcttgattggtccttttccttattattttccttagttGCATATAAAGTCTAAAAGTTAGGATGATGGAGTTCGTATGAATAAAGATTTATCTCAATGATTTAAAACACTGGGAAATTTCTCTcaagtattttttataagtgGGTTTTCATCATCAACTCGAGAACCTTTGCAGCCCAAAAGATTATCCCAATAAACAAACACACAGCCCCATTTGCAAAGAAATATTCTTTATATGATTATGGGGTTCTGCTAAATTATTTTATGGAGTTGATTAATGGAAGTTGTAGTGGTTTTTGATGGTCAAATCAGAGATCATGGCATGtttaatccaaattttgttttaagcAATGTGTTCCCACAAATGATGCCTATAGAGATGCTTGTGGGAAGATGGTTCTTcacaatatttttgtttcactaGTCCCCATGTTTCCATGTGCCCTctgaattttgaagaaatgtTGGTGACTCTCACATTCATAGAACTAGGAAAGGGagttcctttttttctctctctcaaaacTTTTGGGAGTTATGGAGGCAATGAGTGTGGgtacttaaataaaataaggttgTTCAGAGATTCACAAACCGTATTGTACTTTAAGAAAATCTAATGGGCCCCTCTTCTAATCATGAAAACAAAGGTAAAACCCTAGGGAAATTTTATGGGTCCTCTTCTaatcatgaattttattttattttaaggttcCTCAACAACCATCTAAAAGATATACATTCCCCAAGTTCTCTTTGATTGATCAATAAAGAAGTATCAATCTATTTAAGGAAACCCTTCAAtgatttgaaatgaaaaggcatggaaaagggaaaatgaaaccaTCATTTACAGTATGCTAATATTGAAGGAAGCTCCCTTCCCTCCTAGTAATCATACCAATGCAATTCCATTGGTTACTTTCCTCCCACACTCTTAAATATGATAATGAGAGTGCATAAGGCATGGCCAAATAGCTTAAGCAGTAGGGTTATGGTTAAGgatttgtataaaaaatttaagtacgAAAATCTGATCTGTAATGGATGCAGTGGCTTAGAGAGTTAAATGAAACTCTTGCTCTGTCATAATTATCATCCATGTTTGCTTATGTTGGCTTGATTGTTGTATAGTTTACTAGTTTTGTGACGAAAGAAGGATTCTTGTCGGTACTTCCATATAAATTTACTATCTTTACTGGCCATTAGTGCAGTGGTGTACGTGTACATGGTCCCTCTCTCTGGGTGCCTCTCTTCCACAATTTGTTTGCGGAACTTCTAGGAAGGCCTGCAAAAATCCAAAGAAATTGTCTTAGTAAAGCTAGGCAGACGTCTGATTGATACATGTTACctacaaaaacataatataaatgcATTCTGTACAAAAGCAAGTACATCCTCGTGTTACAAGCCATGATAATGAACTCCTAATAGTGTGAAGATTGTGGCCCATTTCTGATATGCTTCAGGTGGCCAAGCAATGTCATGAAGCCTTCAGTAGGCCCTCTCCCAAGCTGGCTGAGTAGGGCAGGGAAGCTAAGGGATGATAAAGCTGGCAAATATCCCTACAATATATGAATAGAtaatgtctctctctctctctctctctgctttCAAATGTATCTTGGAGAAGCCATCACAATGTTGGAATTGTGATTTTACTTATTCCAAGGTCTTttataaaactagaaaaatCACATAACAAGAACCAAACATCTTACTCCATCCTTGCATGAAAAGAAGAGACTCTATGAAGCCAAGGTTCCATGCATTTGTGCACCTATTCTTCTCCtttactagtttttttttcccccaaaaaCGTGGTATTGGTGAAATCAACCATGGTTATACTAATTGAAATGGATTTATTGTTGGCTAGGAATCATATTAAATAGTCGGTGCATTGAAATCGATGGCAAGGAAATGGACTTTTGTAGGCCAAACCAActcttgaaatttcaattttctgaTGTAAGCCCCCATGCACAGGTGCAATGTTTGCAGCTATAGTCAAGGATTACATACTCCCAAGATCACATTGAGCATCGCCATCAGTATTGCCTCGTGGAACTACAAAATGCAAAGATATTTTGGAAGCTAGTTGGTTGGTCTATTTGCTTCCCCTGTACTCCATCAATTATCCAATGCTCAAATCTATGTTTAAGACCTTCACTACATTCTCAAACCTGTCCTCCAAGGGATATTAAGTTTGAAATCTATAGTTACTGTGATAATAAAGAAACCCATCAAAAACCTTAGGAACAGAGGAAGTGACAAGAAATATATGTAATCAACCTTGAGAGAGGTCACAAGATATCAGTGAAACATGAAGTGAATTTGCACCTGTCATTGCAGAAATAGTGGTTTCAGAAGGAAGTCCTATATTTTCACAAAGGTTTCTCtaagcttaattgaaggtgtcAAGATGAAAGTGGTAGAAGATATTTTTGTATGTGTCTATAGAAAGGGAGCCTTCAACTGTCCGCAACATGTGTATGCACATGTTTATTGAAACCTAGGAGTTTCAACATTTTATATCACATTCAGCTATACACTCCTTCAAATAGGGATCAAAGTAAATGTGATGAGAAACACGATAGGAAGTTATGTTTTGACCAAAATTCATTGAATTATGTTTATGCAAACAGAATTGTGGAAGAAAACCATCCCACAGAAAGCAACTTCCTGTTAATTAAAGTCCTCATCTCATTAAGTTGGTCAACCTTCAAGATTTTGACATATTGAGTGCCCCATGAAAATTTCACCATTTGAAATTGAGAAATgacaaagagagaaaaggacaGATATTGCCATGCCCTAAGGGATTTCTATTCTAGGTCACAGACACATTGTAACACATCAATAAATTGCAGCAAATCGTCAACTTCAATTAAAAGGGTTTTTAGTTCTTAACCTGATTCACTTAAATTAAAATCCTTCAGTTATAATAAAACAACTGCAAAATTCTCATTgcattcaaaaaatattttgaagtagTCATAGAGTTGCATCAAATGAAGCCTGACTAAATGGGCTTATCATAGAAAAATCGGGTTAGGTCGATGATTCattgattttatcatatttctAGATTCGACTTTAACATTGACAGGTGCTACCATGAAATACCAAATGAAAGGTACTTaacattaaaaatcattaaatgtGTTGTGCTTCACATTCTGTGGTCttcttaatgaattaattgttGACTCAGACTTATATGTCACCATAAGTGAAGTATCTGGAAGAAAAAACTGTTTTGGTTTGTCAAATTTCATTCTTTCCTTCTATAATTTTTGACAGAAATATAGAAGGGAAATTGGAATTGCCAAACTGAGAATTGATTTGGTCCTTCACTTGTGCTGTGCTGATATGGCAAGACTTGTACTGGTGATTGGAATGGAGTTGATGGGGTTTCTCGGAAAGGAATTAAGAAAAGAAGGCGCGTGGATGGATGGAATTTTCCCCACAAGGCCCTGATAAATTGATGAACCCCATGGGATGAGATTTGATACCCACTCAATTGCGGTAGACGGGACTCAATTGGGAGAATGAGATTGATTCTCTCAAAGATTCAACCATCATTTATTAGCGCGCATTAATGGGATAAACAAATGAATGCAGCCATGAGCTTATCATTGACCCTCAACATCATTTtcctaaaaatccaaaatcacATGCAGTTCTCATGGCCAATATCCCTATTTAAACACCCCCCCATCCCTCTTCCCCCCTCCACACATTGCTTTCAAACAAACTACATTCTATTCTGTGCACTTTTCTCTTTGTCCTATCCAGCTTTCAACTTGCTTCTTCAATTGGAAACAGTGTTCTCATTGTTCTTTCTCCTCCCTAACCTACTATATTGCCTTGGTTGTTGATTCTGTAATACCTTCTACCCTCTTTTGTCATATATCACCTAAGACCCTTTACTTTCTAATGTGTTGCAGTAGTCTTCATATACCAACCATGATACAAAATTTGACCAGCAAGACTATGTTTCTCGGTGCATCTGGGTGAATGGACCTGTAATAGTAGGGGCAGGCCCTTCAGGTCTAGCCATCAGTGCAGGCCTTAAAAAACAGGGTGTTCCATTTGTAGTCCTGGAGAGAGCCAACTGCATTGCCTCCCTATGGAAAACCACACTTATGACCGCCTCAAGCTTCACCTGCCCAAACAATTCTGTCAACTGCCTTACTTCCCATTTCCAGACAACTTCCCAGAATACCCCACCAAAGTCCAGTTCATTGACTATCTTGAATCCTATGCAAAACATTTTGAAATAACCCCAAGATTCAATGAGTCAGTGCAGTCTGCCAAGTATGATGAAACTTGTGGATTATGGCAGGTCAAGACCATTTCAACAAGTGGTTCAAACTGGGGTGAAGTGGAGTACATTTGCAGGTGGCTTGTGGTTGCCACAGGAGAGAATGCAGAGAAGGTGGTTCCAGAATTTTGAAGGGCTGCAGGACTTTGGTGGGAGTGTCATGCATGCTTGTGACTACAAATCTGGCGAGAGTTATCAAGGAAAGCGTGTACTGGTAGTGGGTTGTGGAAATTCTGGCATGGAGGTCTCTCTGGACCTCTGCAACCACAAAGCAATTCCATCAATGGTGGTTCGGAACTCGGTGAGTGAGGATATACTATCCTCTGTCCCATATATGTTGGTCTTCTACCATCAAATTCAGCTCTCTGAGTCTGAGTTTAACtggttttttctttctgttttatTCCACAGGTTCATGTATTACCAAGGGAAGTCCTGGGAAGATCAACCTTGAATTAGcagttttgatgatgaaatgGCTCCCACTTTGGCTCGTTGATAAGATATTGCTAATTATTGCAAGGCTCTTGTTGGgtaatatagaaaaatatggTCTAAGAAGGCCATCAATGGGTCCTTTAAAGCTCAAGAACACTCAAGGAAAGACCCCAGTTTTAGATATTGGTGCACTAGAAAGGATTAGATCTGTGAGATCAGGGTGGTCCCCGGAATCAAAAGATTTTCTCGTGGCAGAGTCGAGTTTGTTAATGGCGAAAATCTTGAGATGGATTGTGTTATTCTGGCTACTGGGTATTGCAGCAATGTCCCTTCATGGCTGAAGGTAGGAACTCCTATAGaatt
It encodes:
- the LOC117915148 gene encoding LOW QUALITY PROTEIN: probable indole-3-pyruvate monooxygenase YUCCA3 (The sequence of the model RefSeq protein was modified relative to this genomic sequence to represent the inferred CDS: inserted 4 bases in 4 codons; deleted 1 base in 1 codon) — encoded protein: MARLVLQDYVSRCIWVNGPVIVGAGPSGLAISAGLKKQGVPFVVLERANCIASLWXNHTYDRLKLHLPKQFCQLPYFPFPDNFPEYPTKVQFIDYLESYAKHFEITPRFNESVQSAKYDETCGLWQVKTISTSGSNWGEVEYICRWLVVATGENAEKVVPEFEGLQDFGGSVMHACDYKSGESYQGKRVLVVGCGNSGMEVSLDLCNHKAIPSMVVRNSVHVLPREVLGRSTXELAVLMMKWLPLWLVDKILLIIARLLLGNIEKYGLRRPSMGPLKLKNTQGKTPVLDIGALERIRSXEIRVVPGIKRFSRGRVEFVNGENLEMDCVILATGYCSNVPSWLKDNDFFSEDGLPKTPFPNGWKGKAGLYAVXFTKRGLSGASMDAARVADDIGRIWKTKQIKCLMRCFSHF